Proteins from a single region of Polyangiaceae bacterium:
- a CDS encoding DNA methyltransferase produces MTKGARDRYTFRGNLAASRHGWLRLTPAYSVHLVRELLQQHARPGYAVLDPFCGTGTTLLACAEAGLDCVTVDVNPFLVWLAKTKTSNYDAKSRRDTELLVAKMIRAAGRPPARRRWIPDMHHIERWWDARTLDALAAAAHVLSNAPRSRASALARVSFCRTLIRCSAASFGHQSMSFKSATTAKSASAARDVCTELALAHEGVMQAAASQLPPSRRRAVLGDARQLEGVEREFKIGTLITSPPYANRMSYIRELRPYMYWLRYLRDGREAGELDWKAIGGTWGIATSRLAEWRPAGTTAPRGLPPLVRSIAEHSDVLARYVARYFEDMDSHVRSAHARLEPGGTVHYIVGNSKFYDHVVPVEQLLARQLRSAGFHNARVTQLRKRTSKRELYEYLVSARKP; encoded by the coding sequence GTGACGAAAGGCGCGCGTGATCGCTACACCTTTCGCGGAAATCTCGCCGCGTCTCGACATGGATGGCTCAGGCTGACCCCGGCGTACTCCGTGCATCTCGTGCGTGAGCTGCTGCAGCAGCATGCACGCCCGGGCTATGCGGTGCTCGACCCCTTCTGCGGAACCGGCACCACCTTGCTCGCCTGCGCCGAAGCTGGCCTGGACTGTGTGACCGTGGACGTGAATCCCTTTCTCGTGTGGTTGGCAAAGACGAAGACCAGCAACTACGACGCGAAGAGCCGCCGCGACACGGAGCTGTTGGTCGCCAAGATGATCCGCGCCGCGGGGCGTCCCCCGGCACGACGTCGCTGGATCCCCGACATGCATCACATCGAGCGCTGGTGGGACGCGCGGACCCTCGACGCCCTCGCCGCCGCGGCGCACGTCCTGTCCAACGCGCCTCGCTCGCGCGCGAGCGCCCTGGCGCGCGTGAGCTTTTGCCGCACCTTGATTCGCTGCTCCGCGGCGAGCTTCGGACACCAGTCCATGTCCTTCAAGAGCGCCACCACCGCCAAGAGCGCGAGCGCCGCACGAGACGTCTGCACGGAGCTAGCCTTGGCCCACGAGGGCGTGATGCAGGCCGCGGCTTCGCAGCTGCCACCCTCTCGACGACGCGCGGTGCTCGGGGATGCGCGGCAATTGGAGGGCGTCGAGCGCGAGTTCAAGATTGGCACGTTGATCACTTCGCCGCCCTACGCCAACCGGATGAGCTACATCCGCGAGCTCCGCCCCTACATGTACTGGCTGCGCTATTTGCGTGACGGGCGAGAAGCCGGGGAACTCGACTGGAAAGCCATCGGCGGCACTTGGGGCATCGCCACGAGCCGCCTGGCAGAGTGGCGCCCGGCCGGCACGACCGCACCGCGCGGACTGCCACCGCTCGTGCGATCCATCGCGGAGCACAGTGATGTCCTGGCGCGCTACGTCGCTCGTTACTTCGAAGACATGGACTCCCACGTGCGCAGCGCCCACGCGCGCCTCGAACCCGGCGGAACGGTGCACTACATCGTTGGCAACTCGAAGTTCTACGACCACGTGGTTCCCGTCGAACAGCTGCTGGCCCGCCAACTGCGCAGCGCTGGCTTCCACAACGCCCGCGTGACCCAGCTACGCAAGCGCACGAGCAAACGCGAACTCTACGAATACCTCGTCAGCGCCCGCAAACCGTGA
- a CDS encoding methyltransferase domain-containing protein, translating into MASKEPRVSSEFARDNDAWFGRDDAFAFLERDRDNVVRIEEVERILSRGRRGTLLDLGCGDGRIGERLQRLGYQVTGLDVSGAALDHARRRGLGTIVGDVSEALPIESASFDAVFAGEVIEHLFAPDAFLAEVFRVLRPGGRVVLTTPNLAHLPDRLRLLAGRAPTQVQPLHPFLRLHIRPFTAGTLRDALRGAGFEAPRLRSSLVVFRRDSADPDQVRLASRWLARVAPSLGSFLIAESKKP; encoded by the coding sequence GTGGCAAGCAAAGAGCCTCGAGTCAGCTCCGAGTTCGCGCGGGACAACGACGCCTGGTTCGGCCGCGACGACGCCTTTGCCTTCTTGGAGCGAGATCGCGACAACGTCGTGCGCATCGAAGAAGTGGAGCGTATCTTGTCGCGCGGTCGACGCGGCACACTCTTGGACTTGGGCTGCGGCGACGGGCGCATCGGCGAACGACTGCAGCGGCTCGGCTACCAAGTCACGGGCTTGGACGTTTCTGGCGCCGCTTTGGACCATGCGCGCCGCCGCGGTCTCGGTACGATCGTCGGCGACGTGAGCGAGGCCCTGCCGATCGAGTCTGCCAGTTTCGACGCGGTTTTTGCCGGCGAAGTGATCGAACACCTGTTCGCTCCGGACGCGTTCCTGGCGGAGGTGTTCCGTGTGCTGAGGCCCGGCGGGCGCGTGGTGCTCACGACTCCGAACTTGGCTCACTTGCCCGATCGACTGCGCCTCTTGGCCGGTCGCGCACCGACTCAGGTGCAACCCCTGCACCCGTTTCTGCGCTTGCACATCCGTCCCTTCACTGCCGGTACCCTGCGCGATGCGCTGCGGGGTGCGGGCTTCGAGGCGCCTCGTCTGCGGAGCTCGCTGGTGGTGTTTCGGCGTGATTCGGCAGATCCGGATCAGGTACGCCTCGCTTCGCGCTGGCTCGCACGGGTCGCGCCGAGCCTCGGCAGCTTCCTGATCGCGGAGTCGAAGAAGCCTTGA
- a CDS encoding sodium-dependent transporter, with amino-acid sequence MRENWKSRWGLILAAAGNAVGIGNLLRFPGQAAQNGGGAFIVPYLISLLIFGLPMMWIAWTLGRFGARHGHGTLPGIFDKLTSWRGAKYLGALGVAGPLVFCFYYTYLEAWCLGYAWFSFRDSYATAHLSTFLSEFQGVLPTGNYFSSTNTALIFMVITVMLNVWVLYRGVAAGIELLAKIAMPLLLVFCVLMCVRVFTLPDAKGSVIDGLAFMWNPDFSALGNPSVWLAAAGQVFFTLSIGFGALEAYASYLRENDDVAVTGLTTAGTNEFVEIIFGSMIAIPAAAVFFGAAAIPDIAASGTFNIGMVSMPEILRATHSTTVFGTIWFLLLFFAAFTSSVAVCQPVMAFLQDEAGLRRGSAAAIIGVLWILGGVPVVYFLRYGFLDELDFWAGTLGLVLVSAIEVVLFAWVFGIHKGWEELHRGALMKVPRVFRFTMQYVTPVALALILGGWVYSDVIMQGKLSPKPALITGIVDRADFPGDFVKKAPSEGDAAHEYGLIKQSLLGAVDNAGRDLKGWAHLELSSEGKVRVTRFEGDPTLTRAIPATTLQRMLELENYHYAVKGNSAAVRATLLIEGLNTKPYIWLARGMILALIAMVCVMIGVIWRQREERSDAEAKAETQDTGKVEEGA; translated from the coding sequence ATGCGCGAAAACTGGAAAAGCCGGTGGGGGCTGATACTGGCGGCAGCCGGCAATGCCGTGGGCATCGGCAATCTGCTGCGCTTCCCCGGACAAGCCGCGCAGAACGGCGGCGGCGCCTTCATCGTGCCCTACCTCATCTCGCTGCTCATCTTCGGGCTGCCAATGATGTGGATTGCCTGGACGCTGGGCCGCTTCGGCGCGCGCCACGGGCACGGCACGTTGCCCGGCATCTTCGACAAGCTGACGTCCTGGCGCGGAGCCAAGTATCTCGGCGCCCTCGGCGTCGCGGGGCCCCTCGTCTTCTGCTTCTACTACACGTATCTCGAAGCGTGGTGCCTGGGCTACGCCTGGTTCTCCTTCCGTGACAGCTACGCCACCGCGCACCTGTCGACGTTCCTGAGTGAGTTCCAGGGCGTCTTGCCCACGGGCAACTACTTCTCTTCGACCAACACGGCGCTGATCTTCATGGTCATCACCGTGATGCTGAACGTGTGGGTGCTCTATCGCGGCGTGGCGGCGGGTATCGAGCTGCTGGCGAAGATCGCGATGCCACTGCTGCTGGTGTTCTGCGTGCTGATGTGCGTGCGCGTCTTCACCTTGCCAGACGCGAAGGGCAGCGTGATCGACGGCCTGGCGTTCATGTGGAACCCGGATTTCTCAGCGCTGGGCAATCCCAGCGTGTGGTTGGCCGCAGCGGGTCAGGTGTTTTTCACCCTGAGCATCGGCTTTGGTGCGCTGGAGGCCTACGCCAGCTACCTGCGCGAAAACGACGACGTTGCGGTCACCGGCTTGACCACCGCGGGTACCAACGAGTTCGTCGAGATCATCTTCGGCAGCATGATCGCCATCCCGGCGGCAGCGGTGTTCTTCGGTGCCGCAGCCATTCCCGACATTGCGGCGAGCGGCACCTTCAACATCGGCATGGTGAGCATGCCGGAGATCTTGCGCGCGACGCACTCGACCACGGTCTTCGGCACGATCTGGTTCTTGCTCCTGTTCTTCGCCGCCTTCACTTCGTCCGTCGCCGTGTGCCAGCCCGTGATGGCCTTCCTTCAAGACGAAGCAGGCCTGCGCCGGGGATCGGCCGCAGCGATCATCGGCGTGCTCTGGATCTTGGGCGGCGTGCCCGTCGTCTACTTCCTACGCTACGGCTTCCTAGACGAGCTCGACTTCTGGGCGGGAACCCTGGGCTTGGTACTGGTCAGTGCCATCGAGGTCGTCCTCTTCGCCTGGGTGTTCGGCATCCACAAAGGCTGGGAAGAGCTCCATCGCGGCGCCTTGATGAAAGTGCCGCGCGTGTTTCGCTTCACCATGCAGTACGTCACGCCCGTGGCCCTCGCGCTGATTCTCGGCGGCTGGGTCTACAGCGACGTGATCATGCAGGGGAAGCTGAGCCCCAAGCCCGCGCTGATCACCGGCATCGTCGACCGCGCCGATTTCCCAGGCGACTTCGTGAAGAAAGCGCCAAGCGAAGGCGACGCGGCCCACGAGTACGGCCTGATCAAGCAGAGCCTGCTCGGTGCCGTGGATAACGCGGGGCGCGATCTCAAGGGCTGGGCGCACTTGGAACTCAGCAGCGAAGGTAAGGTCCGGGTCACGCGCTTCGAGGGCGATCCCACGCTGACTCGAGCGATTCCCGCGACGACGCTGCAACGCATGCTGGAGCTCGAGAACTACCACTACGCGGTCAAGGGGAACTCCGCGGCGGTGCGCGCCACGTTGTTGATCGAAGGCCTCAACACCAAACCCTACATCTGGCTGGCGCGCGGCATGATCCTGGCACTGATAGCCATGGTGTGTGTCATGATCGGCGTGATCTGGCGGCAGCGCGAGGAGCGCTCCGACGCGGAAGCCAAGGCCGAGACGCAGGATACTGGCAAGGTGGAGGAAGGCGCATGA
- a CDS encoding radical SAM protein has protein sequence MSTDALLLVPFESATSYVLDADLRRSTGAHLSLPLATAFRDLEAELGVRLAGTPLIEGERLSAGGHRSLTAVALATHLEAAGLSWHVVDPGAWELRQWAGALQRLASLHPTCVGVSTTFTTSRPWLDALLHLVRRALPSAKIVLGGYFYTTSARDFLALDADVFVVGEGERRFPEVVRRLREGRRLEEVPGLYFRRNGRLESTGPAPALDLASLAAPDFGLASRIEPSLRPEAPAYSGVETQRGCGFMCAFCTYRTLAAPAALSVEQAAKRIGATPTRYVELFDATASAPRKRWNALLEQCQRLAPAKRIGAFARVSDLDAATVQCMRDAGVVHVFIGQESGDQRLLNLMRKGTKVEQFRPVIAALGQAGINVTLGMIHGFPGEDAISLAATRELLKQCNMDDPERPAVFSYLLYPFALQDFAAVASDAELSRESNHYFGYRSSAMGIERVCREVLRTVVEVSAVPHAPVSTLVLHRDLCLPTPLLSTSSARGAIFDWAKALERGVALFVARNEFGARLDRRALAELAPRVLRPFDASRSRAASLRCRVEGTLLRGLAREWRDETQATGPLTRALLWRSGAVTASRASGEATPIAPADPRAHAVQLLQGLNRRYRARAAKPAARG, from the coding sequence GTGTCGACCGACGCTCTGCTCCTCGTGCCCTTCGAGTCAGCGACGAGCTACGTGTTGGACGCGGACTTGCGACGCAGCACGGGCGCGCACTTGTCCTTGCCTTTGGCCACGGCTTTTCGTGACCTCGAAGCGGAACTGGGCGTGCGACTCGCGGGTACGCCGCTGATCGAAGGTGAGCGTCTTTCGGCTGGGGGGCATCGCTCCTTGACGGCGGTGGCGCTCGCCACCCACCTGGAGGCAGCGGGCCTGAGCTGGCATGTGGTCGACCCCGGTGCGTGGGAGTTACGGCAGTGGGCCGGCGCGTTGCAACGCCTCGCGTCCCTGCATCCGACCTGTGTGGGCGTGTCGACGACCTTCACTACGAGTCGCCCGTGGCTCGACGCACTGCTTCACCTAGTGCGACGCGCGCTGCCTTCGGCCAAGATCGTATTGGGTGGGTACTTCTACACCACCAGCGCGCGAGACTTCTTGGCGCTCGACGCCGACGTGTTCGTCGTGGGCGAAGGCGAACGACGATTCCCCGAGGTCGTTCGAAGGTTGCGCGAAGGCCGACGTCTCGAAGAAGTTCCTGGTCTCTATTTCAGGCGAAACGGGCGGCTGGAGTCGACCGGACCGGCTCCCGCTCTGGATCTCGCGTCGCTGGCGGCGCCGGACTTCGGCCTCGCTTCGCGCATCGAACCTTCGTTGCGACCCGAAGCGCCCGCCTACTCCGGAGTGGAGACGCAGCGTGGATGCGGCTTCATGTGTGCCTTCTGCACCTATCGCACCCTCGCAGCACCCGCCGCGCTGTCCGTGGAACAAGCGGCCAAGCGCATCGGCGCGACGCCGACTCGCTACGTGGAGCTGTTCGATGCGACGGCATCGGCGCCGCGCAAACGTTGGAACGCGCTGTTGGAGCAGTGCCAGAGGCTTGCGCCGGCCAAGCGCATCGGCGCCTTCGCGCGGGTGTCGGATCTGGACGCGGCGACCGTGCAGTGCATGCGCGACGCAGGGGTCGTGCACGTGTTCATCGGTCAGGAAAGCGGCGATCAGCGCCTGCTGAACCTGATGCGCAAGGGAACCAAGGTCGAGCAGTTCCGGCCCGTGATCGCGGCACTCGGGCAGGCGGGGATCAACGTCACCCTCGGCATGATCCACGGATTCCCGGGGGAAGACGCGATCAGCCTGGCGGCGACGCGGGAGCTCTTGAAGCAGTGCAACATGGACGATCCTGAGCGCCCGGCAGTGTTCAGCTATTTGCTCTACCCCTTCGCGCTGCAAGACTTCGCCGCGGTGGCGTCGGACGCGGAGCTGAGTCGCGAATCGAATCACTACTTCGGCTACCGGAGTTCGGCCATGGGCATCGAGCGCGTGTGTCGGGAGGTGTTGCGCACGGTGGTGGAAGTCAGTGCCGTGCCTCATGCCCCGGTGTCGACCCTGGTGCTGCATCGCGACCTGTGTCTGCCCACGCCCCTGTTGTCGACTTCCTCCGCGCGTGGCGCGATCTTCGACTGGGCGAAGGCGCTGGAGCGGGGCGTCGCGCTCTTCGTGGCACGGAACGAGTTCGGTGCGCGACTCGATCGTCGCGCCCTCGCGGAGCTAGCCCCGCGAGTGCTGCGGCCCTTCGACGCGTCCCGCAGTCGCGCCGCTAGCCTTCGCTGTCGGGTCGAAGGCACGCTGTTGCGCGGTTTGGCGCGAGAATGGCGCGACGAGACGCAGGCGACGGGCCCCCTGACCCGCGCGCTGCTCTGGCGCTCGGGCGCTGTGACCGCAAGCCGCGCTAGCGGCGAAGCCACGCCGATCGCGCCCGCTGACCCGCGCGCCCATGCGGTGCAGTTGCTTCAGGGGCTGAATCGCCGTTATCGAGCGCGCGCCGCGAAACCCGCGGCGCGGGGTTGA
- a CDS encoding radical SAM protein, whose amino-acid sequence MALVLVDRLLRRGVTPVREVPPKPERIFWWWEQICNLSCNHCDIGRRTKSYQLTPKLDLKDKLTALERLHRFVGKPFSLSFIAGEPFLHPDLLDAVARATELGITTSVTTNGTLLATAGRAERVVQAGLSFVAVSVDSADAEYHDRTRGRRGTHALARRSIQQLREARERLGRSAPVVWVNSIIMRDNLDGLLQLSDWVREEGIQGHSFQPVATTDFFMGERPQGDRWFEQSALFPEPAAALAFVEELQRRKASGYPIQNSDNDFRQWRAYFEDPVAFGSLESCESELKTLLVTHTGHVKMCPNTRESFGHVLRDDLDDMWVGRAAGRAREHVYECKSQCKILANTKEDFYF is encoded by the coding sequence ATGGCGTTGGTGCTGGTGGATCGCCTGCTGCGTCGCGGTGTGACGCCCGTCCGGGAGGTGCCCCCGAAGCCCGAGCGCATCTTCTGGTGGTGGGAACAGATCTGCAACCTGTCCTGCAATCATTGCGACATCGGCAGGCGCACGAAGAGCTACCAGCTGACGCCGAAGCTCGACTTGAAGGACAAGCTCACGGCTCTTGAGCGCTTGCATCGCTTCGTGGGCAAGCCCTTCAGCTTGTCCTTCATCGCGGGCGAGCCGTTTCTGCATCCGGACTTGCTGGACGCGGTGGCGCGAGCCACGGAGCTCGGGATCACGACCAGCGTCACCACCAACGGCACCCTGTTGGCCACGGCCGGGCGCGCGGAGCGAGTCGTGCAGGCGGGGCTTTCCTTCGTAGCGGTGTCGGTCGACAGCGCGGATGCCGAATATCACGATCGCACACGCGGCCGCCGGGGCACGCACGCCCTCGCCCGACGGAGCATTCAGCAGTTGCGCGAAGCTCGCGAGCGGCTCGGGCGCTCGGCGCCGGTCGTGTGGGTCAACAGCATCATCATGCGCGACAATCTCGACGGCTTGCTGCAGCTGTCGGACTGGGTGCGAGAAGAAGGCATTCAGGGCCACAGCTTTCAGCCCGTGGCCACGACGGACTTCTTCATGGGCGAGCGACCCCAGGGGGACCGTTGGTTCGAGCAAAGCGCGCTCTTTCCCGAGCCCGCCGCGGCGTTGGCTTTCGTCGAGGAGCTTCAGCGTCGCAAAGCATCGGGCTACCCCATCCAGAACAGTGACAACGACTTTCGCCAGTGGCGCGCGTACTTCGAGGACCCCGTCGCCTTCGGATCTCTGGAAAGCTGCGAAAGCGAGCTGAAAACCCTGCTCGTGACCCACACCGGGCACGTAAAGATGTGCCCCAACACTCGCGAGAGTTTCGGCCACGTCTTGCGCGACGATCTGGACGACATGTGGGTGGGTCGTGCCGCGGGTCGTGCGCGGGAGCACGTGTACGAGTGCAAGTCCCAGTGCAAGATCCTGGCGAACACCAAAGAAGACTTCTACTTCTGA
- a CDS encoding bis-aminopropyl spermidine synthase family protein, with protein sequence MRSDSALRAAIRRAMHKRLEEKPAIGAYHVDARSMLRRLRAVTTLCKPSDRVLFVGDDDLASLALHHIGFANLTVIDIDRDLLGVLARETRDRVHTMPYDLRSVYDGKWPKISGGFSLFVTDPPYGADGLRVFSAVGLRSLAVGGHGLIATPERRAAVTRVGDPEQLTHSLQSFLLQSGAVIQRVESGAARSYHGTVASVLWVKKIKRCAPDLAALTGPRAFY encoded by the coding sequence GTGCGTTCGGATTCCGCGCTGAGAGCCGCCATTCGTCGGGCGATGCACAAGCGCTTGGAAGAGAAGCCGGCGATCGGCGCGTACCATGTCGACGCACGATCGATGCTGCGGCGTCTTCGAGCGGTGACCACGCTATGCAAACCTTCCGATCGCGTCTTGTTCGTCGGCGACGACGACCTGGCGTCCTTGGCGTTGCACCACATTGGTTTCGCGAATCTTACCGTCATCGACATCGACCGCGACTTGCTGGGAGTGTTGGCGCGAGAAACTCGCGACCGCGTGCACACGATGCCCTATGACCTGCGCAGCGTCTATGACGGCAAGTGGCCCAAGATCTCCGGCGGATTCTCGCTGTTCGTGACGGATCCTCCCTACGGTGCGGACGGACTGCGCGTCTTCAGCGCCGTCGGTCTGCGCAGCCTGGCGGTGGGAGGCCACGGCCTGATCGCGACGCCGGAACGCCGCGCCGCGGTGACTCGGGTGGGCGACCCCGAACAGCTGACGCACTCGCTGCAGTCGTTCTTGCTGCAGAGCGGCGCCGTCATCCAACGCGTGGAGAGCGGAGCGGCACGCTCCTACCACGGGACGGTGGCTTCGGTGTTGTGGGTCAAGAAGATCAAGCGCTGCGCTCCCGACTTGGCGGCGTTGACGGGTCCGCGTGCCTTCTACTGA
- a CDS encoding Na+/H+ antiporter NhaC family protein, with protein sequence MLARIREYPGVATAVVVALAAALLLPSLPQVRLPSGFVATGAALVPPIVAICLALATRRLLPSLLGAVVVGAMLRHHGAFLTAGSKQYLFDNLAEPAHLYILGFTLALLGMVQTTTLSGGAQGIVESVARHARTRRSAQVSTWVMGLLVFFDDYANCMLVGPTMRPLTDKLRVSREKLAFLIDSTAAPVAGIVIISTWVGYETGLLDDVSKSLSLDQNGYALLLAGLPLRFYCVLTLLFVLLCAATERDFGPMLRAERRALHKGHLARPGATLMGGSAEAEAQTQTEAPGRWTNAAVPVGIVVLGTLLGLVVDGGGSAALRADPMRALSLSFWRQTLGASENNTQVLFIAAFSGAAAAVLLPTLRGDLSLGRGSLAFLRGVRSGLYAAVVLVCAWALAQVCKDLGTGPVVIAALGKSLPPVFVPATTFIAAAGVAFATGTSWGTMAILIPTAMPIAHELGGMPLLVLTVASVLDGAIFGDHCSPISDTTLMSSIAASSDHLDHVSTQFPYALTVMAVALLGGYLPVAFGAPIWLAYGICTLALLGIVYGVGRPVQESP encoded by the coding sequence GTGCTGGCGCGCATTCGCGAGTACCCGGGTGTAGCGACGGCCGTCGTGGTCGCGTTGGCCGCCGCGTTGCTGCTGCCGTCGCTACCGCAGGTGAGACTGCCATCGGGTTTCGTTGCCACTGGCGCCGCCCTGGTTCCCCCCATCGTGGCCATTTGCCTGGCTCTGGCGACGCGACGTCTGCTGCCATCGCTCCTCGGCGCCGTGGTGGTGGGCGCGATGCTCCGTCATCACGGCGCATTCCTGACGGCTGGCAGCAAGCAGTACCTCTTTGACAACCTAGCTGAGCCAGCACACCTCTACATTCTGGGTTTCACCCTCGCGCTGCTCGGCATGGTGCAAACCACGACGCTGTCGGGCGGAGCGCAGGGCATCGTCGAGAGCGTCGCGCGCCACGCGCGTACCCGCCGCTCCGCCCAGGTCAGCACTTGGGTCATGGGCTTGCTCGTCTTCTTCGACGACTACGCCAACTGCATGCTGGTCGGCCCCACCATGCGCCCGTTGACGGACAAGCTACGCGTCTCTCGCGAAAAGCTGGCCTTCTTGATCGACTCCACGGCGGCGCCAGTTGCAGGCATCGTCATCATCTCGACTTGGGTGGGCTACGAGACGGGCCTCTTGGACGACGTGAGCAAGAGCCTGAGCCTCGATCAGAACGGATACGCGCTGCTGCTAGCGGGATTGCCCTTGCGCTTCTACTGTGTGCTCACGCTGCTGTTCGTGCTGCTCTGCGCCGCGACGGAACGCGACTTCGGCCCGATGTTGCGTGCCGAACGGCGCGCGCTTCACAAGGGCCATCTTGCTCGACCGGGTGCGACGTTGATGGGTGGAAGTGCGGAAGCAGAAGCGCAAACGCAGACCGAAGCACCGGGACGCTGGACCAATGCCGCCGTGCCCGTGGGCATCGTGGTGCTAGGCACCCTCCTGGGCCTCGTCGTGGACGGAGGTGGCAGTGCGGCACTGCGCGCCGATCCCATGCGCGCGCTGTCACTCTCTTTTTGGCGGCAGACCCTCGGCGCGAGTGAGAACAACACCCAGGTGCTGTTCATCGCTGCATTCTCCGGCGCGGCCGCCGCCGTGCTCCTTCCCACGCTGCGCGGGGACCTGAGTCTCGGTCGAGGTAGCCTGGCCTTCTTGCGCGGAGTTCGTTCCGGGCTCTACGCCGCCGTCGTGTTGGTGTGCGCTTGGGCGCTGGCGCAAGTCTGCAAAGACCTGGGCACGGGCCCCGTGGTGATCGCGGCTCTGGGCAAGTCCTTGCCGCCGGTGTTCGTGCCGGCCACGACCTTCATTGCGGCCGCGGGCGTGGCCTTCGCCACGGGAACCTCTTGGGGCACGATGGCGATCCTGATCCCGACGGCGATGCCCATCGCGCACGAACTAGGCGGCATGCCGCTCTTGGTCCTCACGGTCGCCAGCGTGCTCGACGGGGCAATCTTTGGCGACCATTGCTCGCCGATCAGCGACACGACGCTGATGTCGAGCATCGCAGCGAGCTCCGATCACTTGGACCACGTGAGTACGCAATTCCCCTATGCACTGACGGTGATGGCGGTGGCACTGCTGGGCGGATACCTGCCCGTCGCTTTCGGCGCGCCGATCTGGCTCGCCTACGGCATTTGCACCCTTGCTTTGCTCGGCATCGTGTACGGCGTCGGCCGACCCGTTCAGGAGTCGCCGTGA
- a CDS encoding c-type cytochrome, whose protein sequence is MIDRRLAVGLAFLLALACGGAQGGADDATAAKAKGQTPRGAKVFNRDCALCHGESGQGQSGSPPVMGQGALPLKGVGGDAGPFRTAKDVFDYVKKTMPKPAEKAGSLSDADYWAVVEYMLIGAGRDVPAGLSDANAADVVINK, encoded by the coding sequence ATGATCGATCGACGGTTGGCGGTAGGTTTGGCGTTCCTTCTCGCCCTGGCCTGCGGTGGGGCGCAGGGTGGTGCGGACGATGCGACTGCGGCGAAGGCGAAAGGCCAGACGCCTCGGGGCGCCAAGGTCTTCAACCGCGACTGCGCGCTGTGCCACGGTGAATCGGGGCAAGGACAGAGCGGGTCGCCACCCGTGATGGGGCAAGGTGCGCTGCCACTGAAGGGCGTTGGCGGTGACGCCGGGCCCTTTCGAACGGCAAAGGACGTGTTCGACTACGTGAAGAAGACCATGCCCAAACCGGCCGAAAAGGCGGGGTCGCTGAGCGACGCGGACTACTGGGCAGTCGTGGAGTACATGCTGATTGGCGCGGGGCGCGACGTGCCTGCGGGGCTGAGTGACGCGAACGCCGCCGACGTCGTGATCAACAAGTAG